The uncultured Desulfobulbus sp. genome window below encodes:
- a CDS encoding cyclopropane-fatty-acyl-phospholipid synthase family protein encodes MNSLTQTSRERVRVGKKSIVAYWSRSLFISLLSRLRAGHIVLHEGDEEWSFGSGVPCAHMTINDVSAYQKMMFGGSIGAGEAYVERLWDVDDLPALIRIMVRNLPVLDRMDRGFSWLKKPFDLVQHLLNGNSKRGAKRNILAHYDLGNNLYKSFLDSSMMYSAALYPHEDTTLEQAQQYKLEAICRKLDLQPSDSVLEIGTGWGGFSLYAAAHYGCQVTTTTISNAQYEEAQRRVAAAGLNDKITVIQKDYRELSGGYDKLVSIEMVEAVGHRYLPLFFEKCGQLLKPGGAMLLQAITIIDQKYNQYASSVDFIQRYIFPGGCLLSNRRMLQLLTEKTDMVARSLNDFGLDYAKTIVDWRKRFHGAAAELEQHGYDQRFKRLWDFYLCYCLGGFLERYISVVHLVATRPEYVQRVR; translated from the coding sequence ATGAACAGCCTGACACAAACATCGCGAGAACGTGTACGAGTGGGAAAAAAATCTATTGTCGCGTATTGGTCCAGGTCACTTTTTATCTCACTGCTCTCACGGCTGCGCGCAGGGCATATTGTTCTTCATGAGGGCGATGAAGAGTGGTCTTTTGGAAGCGGGGTTCCATGTGCGCATATGACAATCAATGATGTCTCCGCTTACCAAAAGATGATGTTCGGCGGTTCTATCGGTGCCGGAGAGGCCTATGTGGAGCGGCTCTGGGATGTGGATGACTTACCTGCGCTCATTCGCATTATGGTGCGTAACCTGCCCGTGCTGGATCGCATGGATCGTGGCTTTTCCTGGCTGAAAAAACCCTTTGATCTGGTGCAGCATCTGTTGAATGGAAACTCCAAGCGAGGGGCAAAACGTAATATTCTTGCCCACTATGATCTGGGCAACAATCTGTACAAGAGTTTTCTTGACAGCAGCATGATGTACTCTGCGGCGTTGTACCCGCATGAGGATACGACCCTGGAGCAAGCACAGCAGTATAAGCTGGAGGCGATCTGCAGAAAACTTGATCTGCAGCCGTCGGATTCTGTCCTTGAGATAGGCACGGGATGGGGCGGGTTTTCCCTGTATGCGGCGGCTCATTATGGCTGTCAGGTGACCACCACCACCATATCCAATGCCCAGTACGAAGAGGCCCAAAGACGTGTGGCAGCAGCAGGCTTAAACGATAAAATTACTGTGATTCAGAAGGATTATCGTGAGCTCTCGGGGGGCTATGATAAACTGGTCAGTATTGAGATGGTCGAGGCTGTCGGTCATAGATACCTGCCGCTTTTTTTCGAGAAATGCGGCCAACTGCTCAAGCCGGGTGGGGCAATGCTGCTCCAGGCCATTACTATCATTGATCAGAAGTACAATCAATACGCCAGCTCGGTTGATTTTATCCAACGCTATATCTTTCCCGGCGGCTGTCTGCTTTCCAACAGGAGGATGCTGCAACTGCTTACGGAAAAGACAGATATGGTTGCGCGTAGTCTCAACGATTTTGGTCTTGATTATGCAAAAACAATTGTAGACTGGCGCAAGCGTTTTCATGGGGCAGCCGCCGAACTTGAGCAACACGGCTATGACCAGCGATTCAAACGATTATGGGATTTTTATCTTTGCTACTGCCTGGGAGGATTTCTGGAGCGTTACATCAGTGTGGTGCATCTGGTGGCCACCAGGCCTGAATACGTGCAAAGAGTGAGATGA